The Punica granatum isolate Tunisia-2019 chromosome 4, ASM765513v2, whole genome shotgun sequence genome has a window encoding:
- the LOC116203044 gene encoding K(+) efflux antiporter 2, chloroplastic-like, with protein MDFRCALRQSNVFIPGEGTHYKTTEPSNSCLRFRSRPLNFSNFKNPSSFRVPYTNRKARRALVSYGCYNSAVGFSREYGNDLCISGVKGSSTYNLGNAFKISRKLRPWCQVNDSLAYVNGNGRNVEFVGSDESSGLRPADGNDVDDSSKGEAEGKNDKEAPSLEELRDLLQTALKELEVARINSTMFEEKAQRISETAIALKDEADSASSDVSETLDAIQAIVTEEVVAKEAVQKATMALSLAEARLQVAVESLRVAKGETGTFEGSEEVELDNDAKEEEEALLVAQEDIRDCQTNLAKCEAQLRRLQDKKDELQKEVDRLNEVAEKAQLNALKAEEDVANIMLLAEQAVAFELEAAQHVSDAEIALQRAEKSISSTSVDPMEKGQMSDDKVPEEEKTSQESISSPEDVSDAGDISAGQPLLDHQSDKVSSTYEEQSQLDDRDDRESKNLDFDSSRDTELEAEKVKNVVQTKKSETQKELNRESSPFSSPKALVKKSSRFFSASFFSFAVDGTEFTAASVFQGLIDSLKKQWPKLVMGLLLLAAGASFYAYRAERNGQLLQQPQVITDSFEEISSNAKPLVRQLRKLPKRVKKLMAMLPQQEVNEEEASLFDMLWLLLASVIFVPVFQKIPGGSPVLGYLAAGILIGPYGLSIIRHVHGTKAIAEFGVVFLLFNIGLELSVERLSSMKKYVFGLGTAQVLVTAVVVGLVAHYVCGQAGPAAIVIGNGLALSSTAVVLQVLQERGESTSRHGRATFSVLLFQDLAVVVLLILIPLISPNSSKGGIGVQAIAEALGMAAVKALVAIAAIIAGGRLLLRPIYRQIAENQNAEIFSANTLLVILGTSLLTARAGLSMALGAFLAGLLLAETEFSLQVESDIAPYRGLLLGLFFMTVGMSIDPKLLLSNFPVITGALALLIGGKTILVALVGKLFGISIVSAVRTGLLLAPGGEFAFVAFGEAVNQGIMSPQLSSLLFLVVGISMALTPWLAAGGQLIASRFELHDVRSLLPVESETDDLQDHIIICGFGRVGQIIAQLLSERLIPFVALDVRSDRVAIGRALGLPVYFGDAGSREVLHKVGAERACAAAITLDTPGANYRTVWALNKNFPNVKTFVRAHDVDHGINLEKAGATAVVPETLEPSLQLAAAVLAQAKMPTSEIAATINEFRSRHLSELTELCQASGSSLGYGFSRIMSRPKSSSSDSSDESQLSEGTLAI; from the exons ATGGATTTCAGATGTGCTTTGCGGCAGTCAAATGTGTTTATTCCGGGAGAAGGCACTCATTATAAGACCACGGAGCCGTCGAATTCTTGTTTGAGATTTAGAAGTAGACCTCTTAACTTTAGCAATTTTAAGAATCCGAGTAGTTTTAGAGTACCGTATACAAACAGGAAAGCGAGGAGGGCTCTTGTTTCTTATGGCTGCTACAATTCGGCTGTGGGTTTTAGCAGGGAATACGGTAACGACTTGTGTATTTCAGGTGTGAAAGGATCCTCGACCTATAACTTAGGCAATGCTTTCAAGATATCGAGAAAGCTCAGGCCATGGTGTCAGGTTAATGATTCCTTGGCGTATGTTAATGGAAATGGTAGGAATGTAGAGTTCGTAGGCAGTGATGAAAGCTCAGGACTGAGACCTGCTGATGGAAATGATGTGGATGATTCGAGTAAAGGAGAAGCAGAAGGTAAGAATGACAAGGAGGCGCCTAGTCTTGAGGAGCTAAGGGATTTGCTGCAAACGGCATTGAAAGAGTTGGAAGTTGCTAGGATTAACAGCACAATGTTTGAGGAGAAGGCTCAACGGATATCCGAGACTGCGATAGCTTTGAAGGATGAGGCGGATAGTGCTTCGAGCGATGTCAGTGAAACACTGGATGCCATACAAGCAATTGTGACTGAAGAAGTTGTTGCCAAAGAGGCTGTTCAGAAGGCAACAATGGCTCTTTCATTAGCTGAAGCAAGGCTTCAGGTTGCTGTAGAGTCTCTAAGAGTTGCCAAAGGGGAAACTGGTACTTTTGAAGGTTCTGAGGAGGTTGAGCTGGATAACGATGCcaaggaagaggaggaagcaCTTCTGGTTGCTCAGGAGGATATTAGGGATTGCCAGACAAATTTAGCAAAATGTGAAGCACAGTTGAGGAGATTGCAGGATAAGAAAGATGAATTGCAGAAAGAAGTCGACAGATTAAATGAGGTCGCGGAGAAAGCTCAGTTGAATGCATTGAAGGCTGAGGAGGATGTGGCAAATATAATGCTTTTGGCTGAGCAAGCTGTTGCTTTTGAACTTGAGGCTGCACAACATGTTAGTGATGCGGAGATTGCCTTGCAAAGAGCAGAGAAGTCCATCTCCAGTACTTCTGTTGATCCTATGGAGAAAGGGCAAATGTCCGATGACAAGGTGCCTGAGGAGGAGAAAACAAGTCAAGAAAGTATTAGTAGCCCTGAAGATGTTAGTGATGCTGGAGATATCTCAGCAGGCCAGCCATTACTGGACCATCAGTCTGATAAAGTCAGCAGTACCTATGAAGAGCAGTCTCAACTGGATGATCGAGATGATCGAGAGAGTAAAAATCTGGATTTTGATTCCTCCAGAGACACTGAACTGGAGGCAGAAAAGGTGAAGAATGTGGTTCAAACTAAGAAGTCAGAGACACAGAAGGAGTTGAATAGGGAGAGTTCTCCTTTTAGCTCTCCGAAGGCATTAGTAAAGAAATCCTCTCGTTTCTTTTCTGCATCATTCTTCTCTTTTGCAGTTGATGGGACAGAGTTCACAGCAGCATCAGTTTTCCAGGGTCTCATAGATTCTCTGAAGAAACAGTGGCCTAAGCTGGTGATGGGGTTATTGCTTCTCGCAGCAGG GGCTAGTTTTTATGCCTATCGAGCAGAGAGGAATGGCCAACTGCTTCAACAGCCACAAGTTATAACCGATAGTTTCGAAGAAATTTCCTCAAATGCCAAACCTCTAGTTCGGCAATTGCGCAAACTTCCTAAGAGGGTTAAAAAGCTAATGGCAATGCTTCCTCAGCAAGAG GTTAATGAGGAGGAAGCTTCCCTCTTTGACATGCTATGGTTGCTGCTAGCAAGTGTCATATTTGTTCCTGTTTTCCAGAAAATCCCTGGAG GCAGCCCTGTTTTGGGGTACTTGGCTGCTGGCATCTTAATCGGACCTTATGGACTCTCGATAATTCGCCATGTACATGGGACAAAGGCGATCGCAGAATTTGGAGTTGTTTTCTTACTGTTTAATATTGGCCTTGAG CTCTCTGTTGAAAGGCTTAGCTCTATGAAGAAGTATGTCTTTGGATTAGGGACTGCGCAG GTCTTGGTGACAGCTGTGGTTGTTGGCTTGGTTGCTCATTATGTCTGTGGACAGGCCGGTCCTGCTGCTATTGTCATTGGGAATGGCCTGGCTTTGTCTTCCACTGCTGTTGTTCTGCAG GTGCTGCAAGAGCGTGGTGAAAGTACATCTCGTCATGGACGGGCCACATTTTCTGTTTTACTTTTCCAG GATTTGGCAGTAGTGGTCTTGCTTATCCTCATACCTCTTATTTCACCAAATTCATCCAAAGGAGGG ATTGGTGTTCAAGCCATTGCTGAAGCTCTTGGAATGGCCGCAGTTAAGGCTCTAGTTGCCATTGCTGCTATTATTGCTGGAGGCCGCCTG CTTCTTCGtccaatttataggcaaattGCTGAAAATCAAAATGCGGAGATATTCTCAGCAAATACACTTCTTGTAATTTTGGGTACTAGTCTTCTTACAGCCAGG GCTGGACTTTCTATGGCACTGGGAGCCTTTTTAGCTGGCTTGCTCCTTGCAGAAACTGAATTTTCCCTGCAGGTTGAGTCTGATATTGCCCCTTATCGTGGCCTCCTGTTGGGTCTTTTCTTCATGACG GTTGGGATGTCGATTGATCCAAAACTACTTTTATCAAACTTTCCAGTCATAACGGGAGCATTGGCACTCCTAATTGGTGGCAAAACTATATTGGTAGCCCTCGTGGGGAAGCTCTTTGGTATCTCAATAGTTTCTGCAGTAAGAACAGGCCTTCTTCTTGCGCCGGGTGGGGAGTTTGCATTTGTTGCTTTTGGTGAAGCCGTTAATCAG GGAATTATGTCTCCTCAGCTATCATCCTTGTTGTTCCTCGTGGTGGGAATCTCGATGGCCCTTACACCGTGGCTAGCTGCTGGAGGGCAGTTAATTGCATCTCGATTTGAGCTGCACGATGTCCGGAGTTTATTGCCCGTTGAGAGTGAG ACAGATGACCTTCAAGACCATATCATCATCTGTGGATTTGGACGCGTTGGCCAG ATTATCGCTCAGCTTCTTTCGGAACGACTGATCCCATTTGTCGCACTAGACGTAAGGAG TGACAGAGTAGCAATTGGGCGTGCACTAGGCCTTCCTGTATATTTTGGGGATGCTGGTAGTAGAGAG GTCCTCCATAAAGTTGGAGCAGAGAGGGCATGTGCTGCTGCAATAACTCTAGACACTCCTGGTGCAAATTACAGAACTGTTTGGGCTCTGAACAAGAACTTCCCCAATGTGAAAACTTTTGTCCGAGCTCATGATGTTGATCACGGCATCAACTTGGAAAAAGCCGGGGCTACTGCA GTTGTACCGGAGACATTGGAACCAAGTCTACAGTTAGCTGCAGCTGTCCTTGCACAG GCTAAAATGCCAACGTCCGAGATTGCAGCAACGATTAATGAGTTCAGATCCCGGCACCTTTCTGAGCTGACTGAG CTCTGTCAAGCCAGTGGAAGCTCACTGGGATACGGATTTTCTCGGATCATGAGCAGACCCAAATCTTCATCTTCAGATTCTTCAGATGAGAGCCAACTCTCTGAAGGAACACTGGCCATAtaa
- the LOC116203048 gene encoding bifunctional protein FolD 4, chloroplastic, protein MASTLFGDCSTSSAARLLPLHRHTTISLLFRRLLPQSLPRQLGPSRTPTSLRALSFPYSTSSSPSPAPPAVASLAGEASATVIDGKAVAKKIRDEISAEILGMKEATGVVPGLAVILVGDRAESATYVRNKKKACGHVGINSFEVHLPANSSEEEVLKYISEFNADPNVHGILVQLPLPSHMNEQNVLNAVSMEKDVDGFHPLNIGQLAMRDREPLFVPCTPKGCMELLHRYGVNIKGKRAVVIGRSNIVGMPAALLLQREDATISIVHSRTSSPEEITRQADIVIAAVGQANMLRGNWIKPGAVVIDVGINRVEDPTSPRGYKLVGDVCYEEVCKVASAITPVPGGVGPMTIAMLLSNTLASAKRIHNFH, encoded by the exons ATGGCTTCTACTTTATTCGGCGACTGCTCTACCTCCTCCGCGGCTCGTCTCCTTCCTCTTCACCGCCACACGACAATCAGCCTCCTTTTTCGCCGTTTGCTTCCTCAGTCGCTGCCTCGTCAGCTCGGTCCCTCCAGAACCCCGACCTCTCTCAGAGCCCTATCCTTTCCCTATTCTACCTCTAGTTCCCCTTCTCCGGCGCCTCCGGCTGTAG CTTCCTTGGCTGGCGAGGCGTCTGCTACAGTAATTGATGGAAAGGCAGTGGCCAAGAAAATCAGAGACGAGATATCAGCTGAAATTTTGGGAATGAAGGAGGCAACTGGGGTTGTGCCGGGCTTAGCTGTCATTCTTGTCGGAGACCGGGCGGAATCTGCAACTTATGTCCGAAATAAGAAGAAGGCTTGCGGGCATGTTGGTATAAACTCCTTTGAGGTCCATTTGCCTGCTAATTCAAGTGAAGAAGAGGTCCTCAAATACATCTCGGAATTCAATGCTGACCCAAATGTACATGGCATTCTTGTTCAATTGCCGCTTCCTTCG CACATGAACGAGCAGAATGTTTTAAATGCTGTTAGCATGGAGAAAGATGTGGATGGATTCCACCCGCTAAACATTGGCCAACTAGCGATGAGAGATAGAGAACCCTTATTTGTCCCTTGCACGCCAAAGGGATGCATGGAGTTACTCCATAGATATGGAGTCAATATCAAAGGAAAGAGAGCTGTTGTGATTGGCCGGAGTAATATTGTCGGGATGCCTGCTGCTCTGTTGCTTcag CGGGAAGATGCTACCATCAGCATTGTCCATTCTAGGACGAGTAGCCCAGAGGAGATCACAAGACAGGCAGATATAGTTATTGCAGCAGTTGGACAAGCTAACATGCTGAGAGGAAACTGGATAAAACCCGGTGCAGTAGTAATCGATGTTGGGATCAATAGAGTTGAG GATCCGACTAGTCCCAGGGGTTACAAGCTTGTTGGAGATGTTTGCTACGAGGAAGTCTGTAAAGTTGCCTCAGCTATCACTCCTGTTCCTGGCGGAGTGGGTCCTATGACTATAGCAATGCTTCTCTCCAACACTCTCGCCTCAGCAAAGAGGATTCACAACTTCCATTGA
- the LOC116205755 gene encoding uncharacterized protein LOC116205755 isoform X2 produces MAEFRFPIEILRNVLKPLVLMANDANIFFDPNRGLRLKLVCFIGYVDAAVFFRKESLANFQCPNRTSSSIDILEFGRALHRLGTNGLVALHFDTEELVLRLRTVRFGPLTPERLLMEPTEERCTEMALMEERSEFMQIDESKFEYDLLIGIPSSQFRQILEDVGELTHFVTMYVKETAIWFKAKDKVFYLCKELSQESAWSGTIKQVTSFKHNGHCHSIT; encoded by the exons ATGGCGGAGTTCAGATTCCCGATCGAAATCCTCAGGAACGTTCTAAAGCCTCTGGTGCTCATGGCCAATGACGCCAACATCTTCTTCGACCCTAACCGCGGCCTCCGGCTCAAGCTCGTCTGCTTCATAGGTTACGTCGATGCAGCGGTGTTCTTCAGGAAGGAGTCCCTCGCCAACTTCCAGTGCCCTAACCGCACCTCCTCCTCCATCGACATCTTGGAGTTTGGACGCGCTCTGCATCGACTTGGCACCAACGGTCTCGTCGCTCTTCACTTTGACACGGAGGAGCTTGTCCTCCGCCTCCGTACTGTCAGATTTG GTCCTTTAACTCCAGAGAGGCTTCTTATGGAGCCGACAG AAGAAAGATGCACTGAAATGGCACTGATGGAAGAACGTTCTGAGTTCATGCAAATAGATGAATCAAAGTTTGAATATGATTTGCTTATTGGGATTCCTTCAAGCCAGTTTAGACAAATACTGGAAGATGTGGGGGAGCTTACTCACTTCG TGACCATGTATGTGAAAGAAACAGCAATATGGTTTAAAGCGAAGGACAAAGTTTTTTACCTCTGTAAGGAG TTGTCTCAAGAATCAGCTTGGTCTGGAACAATTAAACAAGTAACAAGTTTCAAGCACAATGGCCACTGCCATTCCATAACATAG
- the LOC116205755 gene encoding uncharacterized protein LOC116205755 isoform X1 — MAEFRFPIEILRNVLKPLVLMANDANIFFDPNRGLRLKLVCFIGYVDAAVFFRKESLANFQCPNRTSSSIDILEFGRALHRLGTNGLVALHFDTEELVLRLRTVRFGPLTPERLLMEPTEERCTEMALMEERSEFMQIDESKFEYDLLIGIPSSQFRQILEDVGELTHFVTMYVKETAIWFKAKDKVFYLCKELGHFVTVGPTFKKPVVLEFALYRITSFQLASQLSNMVWICWSLDAPPLLNFPVGSLGNIHMYSRFYPEIKKMRFVNQSRKEAAPASPLH; from the exons ATGGCGGAGTTCAGATTCCCGATCGAAATCCTCAGGAACGTTCTAAAGCCTCTGGTGCTCATGGCCAATGACGCCAACATCTTCTTCGACCCTAACCGCGGCCTCCGGCTCAAGCTCGTCTGCTTCATAGGTTACGTCGATGCAGCGGTGTTCTTCAGGAAGGAGTCCCTCGCCAACTTCCAGTGCCCTAACCGCACCTCCTCCTCCATCGACATCTTGGAGTTTGGACGCGCTCTGCATCGACTTGGCACCAACGGTCTCGTCGCTCTTCACTTTGACACGGAGGAGCTTGTCCTCCGCCTCCGTACTGTCAGATTTG GTCCTTTAACTCCAGAGAGGCTTCTTATGGAGCCGACAG AAGAAAGATGCACTGAAATGGCACTGATGGAAGAACGTTCTGAGTTCATGCAAATAGATGAATCAAAGTTTGAATATGATTTGCTTATTGGGATTCCTTCAAGCCAGTTTAGACAAATACTGGAAGATGTGGGGGAGCTTACTCACTTCG TGACCATGTATGTGAAAGAAACAGCAATATGGTTTAAAGCGAAGGACAAAGTTTTTTACCTCTGTAAGGAG CTTGGACACTTTGTAACTGTGGGCCCTACCTTCAAGAAACCAGTTGTCCTAGAGTTTGCATTGTACCGAATTACCTCATTCCAGTTGGCGTCACAGCTCTCAAACATGGTGTGGATATGCTGGTCGTTGGATGCCCCGCCTTTGCTGAACTTTCCTGTTGGATCTCTGGGTAACATCCATATGTACAGCAGATTTTATCCTGAAATAAAGAAGATGAGATTTGTCAATCAATCTAGAAAGGAAGCGGCACCTGCATCTCCCCTCCACTGA
- the LOC116205756 gene encoding phosphomannomutase, protein MALRKPGLIALFDVDGTLTAPRKGATPQMLEFMKELRKVVTVGVVGGSDLSKISEQLGRTVIDDYDYVFSENGLVAHQDGKLIGMQSLKLFLGEEKLKEFINFTLHYFADLDIPIKRGTFIEFRNGMLNVSPIGRNCSQEERDEFEKYDKVHNIRPKMVSVLREKFAHLNLTFSIGGQISFDVFPRGWDKTYCLRYLDEFPEIHFFGDKTYKGGNDYEIFESERTTGHTVTSPEDTVEKCKALFMS, encoded by the exons ATGGCTCTGAGAAAGCCTGGTTTGATCGCTCTCTTTGATGTTGATGGAACTCTCACTGCTCCTCGAAAG GGGGCTACTCCTCAGATGTTAGAGTTCATGAAGGAACTCCGAAAG GTTGTTACAGTCGGAGTTGTGGGAGGATCTGACCTTTCTAAGATATCAGAGCAACTTGGGAGGACAG TTATTGATGACTATGACTATGTATTTTCTGAGAATGGCCTTGTGGCACATCAAGATGGCAAGCTGATTGGCATGCAG AGCTTGAAGTTGTTTCTCGGAGAGGAAAAACTAAAG gaatttattaattttacgCTTCACTACTTTGCCGACTTGGACATTCCGATAAAAAG GGGAACATTCATAGAGTTCAGAAATGGGATGTTGAATGTATCCCCAATTGGTCGAAACTGCAGCCAGGAAGAAAgagatgaatttgaaaaatatgacAAG GTTCACAACATACGCCCTAAGATGGTGTCAGTCCTACGTGAGAAGTTTGCGCATCTTAACCTGACATTCTCGATAGGAGGCCAGATAAGTTTTGAT GTATTTCCTCGAGGTTGGGATAAGACATATTGCTTGAGGTACCTTGATGAGttcccggaaatccacttcTTCGGTGATAAAACTTACAAG GGTGGAAACGACTATGAGATCTTCGAATCTGAGAGGACTACAGGTCATACAG TGACTAGTCCCGAAGATACAGTCGAGAAGTGCAAGGCTCTCTTCATGTCCTGA
- the LOC116205837 gene encoding uncharacterized protein LOC116205837, with product MGGGGDHGHGHGDFRSKVWSMAGGPYCRPKHWKRNTAIAMVGIVLVCIPVAMTSAKLEQRPHMPVRPIPSQMWCKNFGNKEY from the exons ATGGGCGGCGGAGGTGATCATGGACACGGCCATGGCGACTTCAGGAGCAAGGTTTGGAGCATGGCCGGTGGGCCCTACTGCAGGCCCAAGCACTGGAAGCGCAACACTGCCATTGCTATGGTCGGCATCGTCCTCGTCTGCATTCCGGTTGCCATGACATCCGCAAAGCTCGAG CAACGGCCTCATATGCCTGTTCGCCCGATACCTTCACAGATGTGGTGCAAGAACTTTGGGAACAAAGAATATTAG
- the LOC116205835 gene encoding methionine adenosyltransferase 2 subunit beta isoform X1, with protein sequence MSGMKKRMLVVGGTGYLGQHLLQGLSDAFDLAFTYHSHLPKLLLDSIPHSLAFRVDLQTGQGLDAIAQSFGQPDFVVNCAALSIPRACEADPAASMSINVPSSLLRWLSTFSEKEYLFIHLSTDQVYEGVKSFYKEEDETKPVNVYGKSKVAAEQFIHENCSNFAILRSSIIIGPQTVSPLPKSLLIQWIDGVLLKGDEVQFFDDEFRCPIYVKDVVKIIQALTDKWVTEGKQMRLLLNAGGPDRVSRAQMAETVAHVRGYNTSLIKQVSASSVDRGVKSPADISMDISKLVEMLNVSPTSFKDGVKLTLEA encoded by the exons ATGAGCGGGATGAAGAAGAGAATGCTGGTGGTGGGGGGGACTGGGTACTTGGGGCAGCACCTGCTGCAGGGGCTCTCGGATGCTTTCGATCTCGCCTTCACTTACCATTCCCATCTCCCTAAGCTCCTGCTCGACTCCATTCCTCACTCCCTCGCCTTCCGCGTCGACCTGCAGACGGGCCAAGGCTTGGACGCCATTGCACAATCATTCGGTCAG CCCGACTTTGTTGTCAACTGCGCCGCTCTTTCGATTCCTCGTGCCTGTGAAGCGGATCCGGCTGCTTCAATGTCTATCAACGTCCCTTCTTCTCTCCTACGGTGGCTGTCCACATTCAGTGAGAAGGAATATCTGTTCATCCACCTATCAACTGACCAAG TTTATGAAGGTGTCAAGTCTTTCTACAAGGAAGAGGATGAAACCAAGCCTGTGAATGTTTATGGGAAATCGAAAGTGGCAGCAGAACAATTCATACATGAAAACTGCTCCAACTTTGCAATCTTGAGGAGCAGCATCATCATCGGGCCGCAGACTGTTTCACCTTTGCCCAAATCTCTTCTGATTCAG TGGATCGATGGCGTCCTCTTAAAAGGAGATGAAGTTCAGTTCTTTGATGACGAGTTCCGCTGCCCAATTTATGTCAAGGATGTTGTAAAGATCATACAAGCTCTGACAGATAAGTGGGTGACAG AGGGGAAGCAGATGAGATTGCTACTGAATGCTGGGGGACCAGACCGAGTTTCTCGTGCTCAAATGGCTGAGACTGTGGCGCATGTTAGAGGATACAACACCTCCTTGATCAAGCAAGTTTCTGCTTCATCA GTCGACCGAGGTGTTAAGTCCCCCGCAGATATATCCATGGATATCAGTAAGCTGGTTGAGATGCTGAACGTCTCTCCCACATCATTCAAAGACGGTGTCAAGTTGACTCTTGAAGCTTAG
- the LOC116205835 gene encoding methionine adenosyltransferase 2 subunit beta isoform X2 — MSGMKKRMLVVGGTGYLGQHLLQGLSDAFDLAFTYHSHLPKLLLDSIPHSLAFRVDLQTGQGLDAIAQSFGQPDFVVNCAALSIPRACEADPAASMSINVPSSLLRWLSTFSEKEYLFIHLSTDQVYEGVKSFYKEEDETKPVNVYGKSKVAAEQFIHENCSNFAILRSSIIIGPQTVSPLPKSLLIQWIDGVLLKGDEVQFFDDEFRCPIYVKDVVKIIQALTDKWVTEGKQMRLLLNAGGPDRVSRAQMAETVAHVRGYNTSLIKSTEVLSPPQIYPWISVSWLRC, encoded by the exons ATGAGCGGGATGAAGAAGAGAATGCTGGTGGTGGGGGGGACTGGGTACTTGGGGCAGCACCTGCTGCAGGGGCTCTCGGATGCTTTCGATCTCGCCTTCACTTACCATTCCCATCTCCCTAAGCTCCTGCTCGACTCCATTCCTCACTCCCTCGCCTTCCGCGTCGACCTGCAGACGGGCCAAGGCTTGGACGCCATTGCACAATCATTCGGTCAG CCCGACTTTGTTGTCAACTGCGCCGCTCTTTCGATTCCTCGTGCCTGTGAAGCGGATCCGGCTGCTTCAATGTCTATCAACGTCCCTTCTTCTCTCCTACGGTGGCTGTCCACATTCAGTGAGAAGGAATATCTGTTCATCCACCTATCAACTGACCAAG TTTATGAAGGTGTCAAGTCTTTCTACAAGGAAGAGGATGAAACCAAGCCTGTGAATGTTTATGGGAAATCGAAAGTGGCAGCAGAACAATTCATACATGAAAACTGCTCCAACTTTGCAATCTTGAGGAGCAGCATCATCATCGGGCCGCAGACTGTTTCACCTTTGCCCAAATCTCTTCTGATTCAG TGGATCGATGGCGTCCTCTTAAAAGGAGATGAAGTTCAGTTCTTTGATGACGAGTTCCGCTGCCCAATTTATGTCAAGGATGTTGTAAAGATCATACAAGCTCTGACAGATAAGTGGGTGACAG AGGGGAAGCAGATGAGATTGCTACTGAATGCTGGGGGACCAGACCGAGTTTCTCGTGCTCAAATGGCTGAGACTGTGGCGCATGTTAGAGGATACAACACCTCCTTGATCAA GTCGACCGAGGTGTTAAGTCCCCCGCAGATATATCCATGGATATCAGTAAGCTGGTTGAGATGCTGA